The Panicum virgatum strain AP13 chromosome 5K, P.virgatum_v5, whole genome shotgun sequence genome has a window encoding:
- the LOC120707010 gene encoding dr1-associated corepressor-like isoform X2 produces MQADEDVGKIALAVPVLVSRALELFLQDLIDRTYEITLQSGAKTLNSFHLKQCVKRYSSFDFLTEVVNKVPDLGGADSCGDERGLPRRRKSNGSDPENDESRSSKMAIRSANISPRGRGRGRGRGRGRPPTKRKEVGYVQFEDESSMFAEQGEPLPGDETVPESNHGNENINQSAQPPVEAPPPAAAPGASKVEEANTDHQSDWPMPDAATGNIGVGPSGFGHLTVQVDEDEDYDNED; encoded by the exons ATGCAAGCAGATGAGGACGTTGGCAAGATTGCACTAGCGGTGCCTGTTTTAGTTT CAAGGGCTCTTGAATTGTTTTTGCAAGATTTGATTGATCGGACCTATGAAATTACTCTTCAAAGCGGCGCAAagactctgaattccttccacCT GAAGCAATGTGTGAAAAGGTACAGTTCTTTTGATTTCCTGACTGAAGTTGTCAACAAGGTACCAGACCTTGGTGGTGCAGACTCTTGTGGGGATGAAAGAGGATTACCTAGAAGAAG AAAGTCAAATGGCAGTGACCCTGAGAATGATGAATCAAGATCCAGCAAAATG GCCATAAGAAGTGCGAACATCAGCCCTAGAGGCCGTGGGAGAGGTCGAGGCAGGGGGAGAGGGCGGCCACCAACCAAGAGAAAGGAAGTTGGTTATGTACAGTTTGAGGATGAGAGCAGCATGTTTGCTGAACAAGGGGAACCCTTACCAGGAGACGAGACAGTTCCAGAGAGCAACCATGGCAATGAAAACATAAACCAAAGTGCACAACCTCCAGTAGAGGCTCCCCCACCAGCAGCTGCGCCAGGTGCATCTAAGGTGGAAGAAGCGAATACCGACCATCAGTCAGATTGGCCAATGCCAGATGCTGCCACTGGAAACATTGGTGTCGGTCCATCTGGTTTTGGCCATCTGACGGTGCAGGTTGATGAGGATGAGGACTACGACAACGAGGATTAG
- the LOC120707010 gene encoding dr1-associated corepressor-like isoform X3, with product MRKKLGTRFPAARIKKIMQADEDVGKIALAVPVLVSRALELFLQDLIDRTYEITLQSGAKTLNSFHLKQCVKRYSSFDFLTEVVNKVPDLGGADSCGDERGLPRRRKSNGSDPENDESRSSKMAIRSANISPRGRGRGRGRGRGRPPTKRKEVGYVQFEDESSMFAEQGEPLPGDETVPESNHGNENINQSAQPPVEAPPPAAAPGASKVEEANTDHLTVQVDEDEDYDNED from the exons ATGCGGAAGAAGCTCGGCACCCGGTTCCCCGCG GCTCGGATAAAAAAGATAATGCAAGCAGATGAGGACGTTGGCAAGATTGCACTAGCGGTGCCTGTTTTAGTTT CAAGGGCTCTTGAATTGTTTTTGCAAGATTTGATTGATCGGACCTATGAAATTACTCTTCAAAGCGGCGCAAagactctgaattccttccacCT GAAGCAATGTGTGAAAAGGTACAGTTCTTTTGATTTCCTGACTGAAGTTGTCAACAAGGTACCAGACCTTGGTGGTGCAGACTCTTGTGGGGATGAAAGAGGATTACCTAGAAGAAG AAAGTCAAATGGCAGTGACCCTGAGAATGATGAATCAAGATCCAGCAAAATG GCCATAAGAAGTGCGAACATCAGCCCTAGAGGCCGTGGGAGAGGTCGAGGCAGGGGGAGAGGGCGGCCACCAACCAAGAGAAAGGAAGTTGGTTATGTACAGTTTGAGGATGAGAGCAGCATGTTTGCTGAACAAGGGGAACCCTTACCAGGAGACGAGACAGTTCCAGAGAGCAACCATGGCAATGAAAACATAAACCAAAGTGCACAACCTCCAGTAGAGGCTCCCCCACCAGCAGCTGCGCCAGGTGCATCTAAGGTGGAAGAAGCGAATACCGA CCATCTGACGGTGCAGGTTGATGAGGATGAGGACTACGACAACGAGGATTAG
- the LOC120707010 gene encoding dr1-associated corepressor-like isoform X1 — protein sequence MRKKLGTRFPAARIKKIMQADEDVGKIALAVPVLVSRALELFLQDLIDRTYEITLQSGAKTLNSFHLKQCVKRYSSFDFLTEVVNKVPDLGGADSCGDERGLPRRRKSNGSDPENDESRSSKMAIRSANISPRGRGRGRGRGRGRPPTKRKEVGYVQFEDESSMFAEQGEPLPGDETVPESNHGNENINQSAQPPVEAPPPAAAPGASKVEEANTDHQSDWPMPDAATGNIGVGPSGFGHLTVQVDEDEDYDNED from the exons ATGCGGAAGAAGCTCGGCACCCGGTTCCCCGCG GCTCGGATAAAAAAGATAATGCAAGCAGATGAGGACGTTGGCAAGATTGCACTAGCGGTGCCTGTTTTAGTTT CAAGGGCTCTTGAATTGTTTTTGCAAGATTTGATTGATCGGACCTATGAAATTACTCTTCAAAGCGGCGCAAagactctgaattccttccacCT GAAGCAATGTGTGAAAAGGTACAGTTCTTTTGATTTCCTGACTGAAGTTGTCAACAAGGTACCAGACCTTGGTGGTGCAGACTCTTGTGGGGATGAAAGAGGATTACCTAGAAGAAG AAAGTCAAATGGCAGTGACCCTGAGAATGATGAATCAAGATCCAGCAAAATG GCCATAAGAAGTGCGAACATCAGCCCTAGAGGCCGTGGGAGAGGTCGAGGCAGGGGGAGAGGGCGGCCACCAACCAAGAGAAAGGAAGTTGGTTATGTACAGTTTGAGGATGAGAGCAGCATGTTTGCTGAACAAGGGGAACCCTTACCAGGAGACGAGACAGTTCCAGAGAGCAACCATGGCAATGAAAACATAAACCAAAGTGCACAACCTCCAGTAGAGGCTCCCCCACCAGCAGCTGCGCCAGGTGCATCTAAGGTGGAAGAAGCGAATACCGACCATCAGTCAGATTGGCCAATGCCAGATGCTGCCACTGGAAACATTGGTGTCGGTCCATCTGGTTTTGGCCATCTGACGGTGCAGGTTGATGAGGATGAGGACTACGACAACGAGGATTAG